In Streptomyces capitiformicae, one genomic interval encodes:
- a CDS encoding ArsR/SmtB family transcription factor, with translation MSTSTPLYQLKAEFFKTLGHPARIRVLELLSEREHAVAEMLPEVGIEPAHLSQQLAVLRRANLVVTRKEGSTVYYSLTSPHVAELLRVARTILSGVLAGQAELLADLRAAQGEAQGEPRPPS, from the coding sequence ATGAGTACGAGTACGCCGCTGTACCAACTGAAGGCCGAGTTCTTCAAGACGCTCGGCCACCCGGCACGCATCCGGGTCCTGGAGCTGCTGAGCGAGCGCGAGCACGCGGTCGCCGAGATGCTGCCCGAGGTGGGCATCGAACCCGCGCACCTCTCCCAGCAACTCGCCGTGCTCCGGCGCGCGAACCTGGTGGTGACGCGCAAGGAGGGCTCGACCGTCTACTACTCCCTCACCAGCCCGCACGTCGCCGAGCTGCTGCGGGTGGCACGGACGATCCTGTCCGGTGTACTGGCCGGCCAGGCCGAACTCCTCGCCGACCTGCGGGCCGCGCAGGGAGAGGCACAGGGGGAGCCGAGGCCGCCGTCGTAG